In Lacibacter sp. H375, one DNA window encodes the following:
- a CDS encoding 2-oxoacid:ferredoxin oxidoreductase subunit beta: protein MSEVTTAPALTAKDFATDQEVRWCPGCGDYSILAQVQKVMPTLGIPKENIVIVSGIGCSSRFPYYMNTYGMHSIHGRATAVASGLKAARPELSVWIVTGDGDGLSIGGNHTIHLLRRNFDVNILLFNNQIYGLTKGQYSPTSEEKKVTKSTPMGSIDHPFNPLALAMGADATFIARSMDRDPKHLQETLIRSQQHKGASFLEIYQNCNIFNDGAFEVFTEKSSKQDETLFLAHGEPLVFGAAKNKGIKLDGFSPVIVNLDEGFSKDDLWIHNEKDFYKAQILVRMFDDPRIAGHLPRPFGVFYETERACYEDVMQLQIDEAIGTKGVGNLDKLLRGNEVWEIMA from the coding sequence ATGAGTGAAGTAACGACCGCCCCTGCCCTTACCGCTAAGGATTTTGCAACCGACCAGGAAGTTCGCTGGTGCCCCGGTTGTGGAGATTATTCCATTTTAGCACAGGTACAGAAAGTGATGCCAACGCTTGGTATTCCTAAAGAAAATATTGTAATTGTAAGTGGTATTGGCTGCAGCAGCCGTTTCCCTTATTATATGAATACGTATGGTATGCATTCTATCCATGGCCGTGCAACTGCTGTTGCCAGTGGATTAAAAGCAGCAAGACCTGAACTGAGTGTGTGGATCGTAACCGGTGATGGTGATGGTTTGAGTATTGGTGGTAATCATACAATTCATTTACTGCGCCGGAATTTTGATGTGAACATATTGTTGTTCAATAACCAGATTTATGGTTTAACAAAAGGGCAGTATTCACCTACCTCCGAAGAAAAGAAGGTGACCAAGAGTACACCAATGGGTAGTATCGATCATCCGTTTAATCCGTTGGCTTTAGCGATGGGTGCCGATGCAACATTTATTGCACGCAGTATGGATCGTGATCCGAAGCATTTGCAGGAAACACTCATCCGCAGTCAGCAACATAAAGGAGCATCATTCCTTGAGATCTATCAGAACTGTAACATCTTTAACGATGGTGCATTTGAAGTGTTCACTGAAAAATCAAGCAAACAAGACGAAACATTATTCCTTGCACATGGTGAACCATTAGTGTTTGGGGCTGCAAAAAATAAAGGAATTAAGCTTGATGGTTTTAGTCCTGTGATCGTTAATCTCGATGAAGGATTTAGCAAAGATGATCTGTGGATCCACAATGAAAAAGACTTTTACAAAGCACAGATATTAGTACGCATGTTTGATGATCCTCGCATTGCAGGTCATTTACCACGACCATTTGGCGTGTTTTACGAAACAGAACGTGCCTGCTACGAAGATGTAATGCAACTGCAGATCGATGAAGCCATCGGAACAAAAGGAGTTGGCAATCTCGATAAACTCTTACGTGGTAACGAAGTGTGGGAGATCATGGCATAA
- a CDS encoding 3-oxoacyl-ACP synthase III family protein: MVRSKIAGIGMYVPSNVVTNNDLTKYMDTNDEWIQERTGIKERRYAHRTEETTTTMGVEAATIAIKRAGITPQDIDFIVFATLSPDYYFPGCGVLLQRAMKMKQVGALDVRNQCSGFVYAVSVADQFIKTGMYKNILVVGAEKHSFGLDFSTRGRNISVIFGDGAGAVVLQPTTDENRGILSTHLHSDGNDAEILAMYNPGTHANHWKQNLASFNETEIADMFMSHDMIDKGENFPNMDGPAVFKTAVVKFPEVIMEALAANGYQPADLKLLIPHQANLRIAQFVQQKLKLRDDQVFNNIQKYGNTTAASVPIALCEAWEAGKLNEGDLVCLAAFGSGFTWASALLKW; the protein is encoded by the coding sequence ATGGTTCGCAGTAAAATAGCAGGGATTGGTATGTATGTTCCTTCCAACGTTGTTACAAACAACGACCTCACAAAATATATGGATACAAACGATGAATGGATACAGGAACGAACCGGTATTAAAGAGCGTCGTTATGCGCATCGAACAGAAGAAACCACTACTACAATGGGTGTGGAAGCAGCAACCATTGCAATCAAACGTGCAGGAATTACTCCACAGGATATTGATTTTATTGTGTTCGCCACATTAAGTCCCGACTATTATTTTCCCGGTTGCGGCGTGCTGCTACAACGTGCCATGAAAATGAAACAGGTTGGGGCATTGGATGTGCGTAATCAATGTAGTGGTTTTGTATATGCTGTTTCTGTAGCCGATCAGTTTATTAAAACCGGTATGTATAAAAACATATTAGTTGTTGGAGCAGAGAAACATTCGTTTGGATTAGATTTTAGTACAAGAGGCAGAAATATCAGTGTCATCTTCGGCGATGGAGCAGGTGCTGTTGTGTTACAACCTACAACAGATGAGAATCGTGGCATCCTCAGCACACATTTGCACAGTGATGGAAATGATGCGGAAATTCTTGCGATGTATAATCCAGGTACGCATGCGAATCATTGGAAACAAAACCTTGCAAGTTTTAATGAAACTGAAATAGCAGATATGTTTATGAGTCATGACATGATTGATAAGGGTGAAAACTTCCCCAATATGGATGGCCCCGCAGTATTTAAAACAGCGGTAGTAAAATTTCCGGAAGTAATCATGGAGGCTCTTGCTGCTAACGGTTATCAACCGGCTGATCTGAAATTGCTGATACCACACCAGGCAAACCTGCGCATAGCACAATTTGTGCAACAAAAACTAAAACTCAGAGACGACCAGGTGTTTAACAATATTCAGAAATATGGCAACACAACAGCAGCATCGGTACCTATTGCGTTATGCGAAGCATGGGAAGCAGGTAAACTTAACGAAGGTGATCTCGTGTGCCTTGCAGCTTTTGGCAGCGGCTTTACCTGGGCCAGCGCCTTACTGAAATGGTAA
- a CDS encoding outer membrane beta-barrel protein: MKKKTLIVLLTVLTLSLNSFAQSTAYTPWQVDFMGGYAAASGKGTKGGIALYLEPKYHINDNFSAGLRLGGALTLKYTLDASGEEIGEASVAAVASYLATGDYYFQKEAGAKFRPFAGIGLGFASAAGATATATEETAETQTKNGFSGMVRAGFDVSHFRFNLEYDVNPKTGRISNNYIGVNLGFYIGGGSRN; the protein is encoded by the coding sequence ATGAAAAAGAAAACCCTGATTGTACTTCTTACAGTACTTACCCTGTCTCTCAACTCTTTTGCACAATCAACAGCTTACACTCCATGGCAAGTAGATTTCATGGGTGGTTACGCCGCTGCGAGCGGTAAAGGAACAAAAGGCGGTATCGCATTGTATCTTGAACCTAAGTACCACATCAACGACAACTTCAGTGCAGGTCTTCGTCTTGGTGGTGCATTAACTCTCAAGTATACATTGGATGCTTCAGGAGAAGAAATTGGTGAAGCATCAGTTGCTGCCGTGGCTTCTTACTTAGCAACAGGTGATTACTATTTTCAAAAAGAAGCCGGTGCAAAATTCCGTCCATTTGCAGGTATTGGTTTAGGTTTTGCAAGTGCTGCTGGTGCTACTGCAACAGCAACTGAAGAAACCGCAGAAACTCAAACAAAAAATGGTTTTTCTGGAATGGTAAGAGCTGGTTTTGATGTAAGTCATTTCCGTTTTAACCTGGAGTATGATGTAAATCCTAAAACAGGCCGTATTTCAAACAACTACATTGGTGTAAACCTCGGTTTCTACATAGGTGGTGGTTCAAGAAACTAA
- a CDS encoding carboxymuconolactone decarboxylase family protein has translation MGNLVQEFNDYRTKMNEVILSKDNLVIKRLWNLDTNTYAEGALSTQTKEMLGLVASMVLRCDDCIKYHLGKCHEEGISTEQMYEIFAVANIVGGTIVIPHTRRAAEYWEELTAK, from the coding sequence ATGGGTAATCTCGTACAGGAATTTAATGACTATCGCACCAAAATGAATGAGGTGATCTTGAGTAAAGACAATCTTGTGATCAAGCGTCTGTGGAACTTAGATACCAATACCTATGCGGAAGGAGCTCTTTCAACACAAACTAAAGAAATGTTAGGTCTTGTTGCCAGTATGGTATTGCGTTGTGATGATTGTATCAAGTATCATTTGGGTAAATGCCATGAGGAAGGCATTAGTACCGAGCAGATGTATGAAATATTTGCTGTGGCCAACATTGTTGGTGGTACAATTGTGATCCCCCACACAAGAAGAGCTGCAGAATATTGGGAAGAATTAACAGCGAAATGA
- a CDS encoding Gfo/Idh/MocA family protein yields MNRKLRMAMIGGGKDAFIGAVHRLAMNMDGQAELVAGALSVNPEVAVESGKLLFLDEDRIYTDYKVLLEKEAAMPADKRIDFVSIVTPNFVHFDPAMMALEKGFNVVVEKPITFTLEEAMKLKAKVEDTGLSLLLCHTYTGYPMVKQAKQLLKSGALGKIRKVYVEYPQGWLSTLLEAAGNAQASWRTDPKKSGKAGAMGDIGTHAFNLAEYVTGLAVTHLCSNTNIVVEGRMLDDDGAAFLKFNNGATGVLMATQIAAGEENNVKIRVYGEKGGIEWKQEDANTLLVKWLDKPAEIYRTGGGYNSSFAAHNTRVPAGHPEGYLEAFGNLYRNFVLTVRAKMNGEQPKEEWLDFPSVKEGVRGMAFVNNVIESGQSDVKWKEFVV; encoded by the coding sequence ATGAACAGAAAATTAAGAATGGCAATGATCGGTGGTGGTAAAGATGCCTTCATTGGTGCAGTACACCGCCTTGCTATGAATATGGACGGACAGGCCGAACTTGTTGCCGGCGCATTAAGTGTGAACCCTGAAGTTGCAGTTGAATCAGGAAAACTATTATTTCTTGACGAAGACCGCATTTATACCGATTACAAAGTATTACTCGAAAAAGAAGCAGCAATGCCTGCTGATAAACGCATTGACTTTGTAAGCATTGTTACGCCCAACTTTGTGCATTTTGATCCTGCAATGATGGCATTGGAAAAAGGATTTAATGTAGTGGTTGAAAAGCCGATCACATTTACATTGGAAGAAGCCATGAAACTGAAAGCAAAAGTTGAAGATACAGGATTGAGCTTATTGCTTTGTCATACCTATACGGGTTACCCGATGGTGAAACAGGCAAAACAATTGTTGAAAAGCGGAGCATTGGGTAAGATCAGAAAAGTGTATGTTGAATATCCGCAAGGTTGGTTAAGCACATTACTCGAGGCTGCAGGAAATGCTCAAGCCAGTTGGCGAACCGATCCCAAGAAAAGTGGTAAAGCAGGTGCAATGGGCGATATTGGCACGCATGCATTTAATCTTGCAGAATATGTTACCGGGTTAGCAGTAACGCATCTTTGTTCCAATACAAATATTGTTGTTGAAGGAAGAATGCTGGATGATGACGGTGCTGCATTTTTAAAATTCAATAATGGTGCAACAGGTGTGTTGATGGCTACACAAATTGCAGCTGGTGAAGAAAACAATGTAAAGATCCGAGTATATGGTGAAAAAGGCGGCATTGAATGGAAGCAGGAAGATGCAAATACCTTATTGGTGAAGTGGCTCGATAAACCAGCAGAGATTTACAGAACGGGCGGTGGTTATAACAGCTCTTTCGCTGCACATAACACCAGAGTACCTGCTGGTCATCCGGAAGGTTATTTAGAAGCTTTTGGAAATCTTTACCGCAACTTTGTATTAACCGTTCGTGCAAAAATGAATGGCGAACAACCAAAAGAAGAGTGGCTCGATTTTCCAAGTGTGAAAGAAGGAGTGCGGGGGATGGCGTTTGTAAATAATGTGATCGAGAGCGGACAGAGTGATGTAAAGTGGAAGGAGTTTGTAGTTTAA
- a CDS encoding RNA recognition motif domain-containing protein, whose product MNIYVSNLSFNVTDDDLRGFFESYGDVTSAKVINDKFTGRSRGFGFVEMSDDAAAKTAISELDGGMVEGRAIKVTEAKPREERSNNDRRSFSGNRSFSNNRY is encoded by the coding sequence ATGAACATTTATGTTTCTAACTTAAGCTTCAACGTGACTGATGATGACTTAAGAGGTTTTTTCGAAAGCTATGGTGATGTAACCAGTGCTAAAGTGATCAACGACAAATTCACCGGCCGTAGCCGGGGTTTCGGATTTGTAGAAATGAGCGATGATGCAGCTGCAAAAACAGCCATCAGCGAACTCGATGGTGGTATGGTTGAAGGACGTGCTATTAAAGTAACAGAAGCTAAACCACGTGAAGAACGCAGCAATAACGACCGTCGTTCTTTCTCTGGCAACAGAAGCTTCAGCAACAACCGTTACTGA
- a CDS encoding 3-keto-disaccharide hydrolase, with the protein MIRSMLMIAAVGLFASCNNEGENSTTNDTSTAELPAATPPLLTDEEVKDGWVSLFDGQSTKGWHKYGGTSAGNAWKVVDGTLHLDTSVKKDGKIVDGGDILTDEEYENFHLKIEWKISPNGNSGIIFLSNEDTAKYKHPYESGPEMQVLDNNGHPDAKINKHRAGDLYDLISATPETVKPVGEWNLAEIIIKDGKLEHRLNGVTVVTTTMWDDNWTKMIAASKFKQWPGFGTFKKGKIVLQDHDNAVWFRNIKIRKL; encoded by the coding sequence ATGATTCGTTCAATGTTAATGATTGCAGCCGTGGGTTTATTTGCTTCCTGTAATAATGAAGGCGAAAACTCAACTACAAATGATACTTCAACAGCAGAACTACCTGCTGCAACTCCGCCATTATTAACTGATGAGGAAGTAAAAGATGGTTGGGTATCGTTATTTGACGGACAAAGTACCAAGGGTTGGCATAAGTATGGTGGCACATCTGCAGGCAATGCATGGAAAGTTGTGGATGGTACATTGCATCTTGATACATCAGTAAAAAAAGATGGAAAAATAGTTGATGGCGGTGATATTCTAACAGATGAAGAATATGAAAATTTTCATTTAAAAATTGAATGGAAGATATCTCCAAACGGAAACAGCGGTATCATCTTCCTTTCTAATGAAGATACAGCAAAGTATAAGCATCCATATGAATCAGGTCCTGAAATGCAGGTGCTGGATAACAATGGTCATCCCGATGCAAAAATCAACAAACATCGTGCAGGTGATTTGTATGATCTCATTTCAGCTACACCGGAAACAGTAAAGCCTGTTGGCGAATGGAACCTTGCCGAGATCATTATTAAAGACGGTAAACTTGAACATCGTTTGAATGGTGTTACAGTTGTAACCACTACAATGTGGGATGATAACTGGACAAAGATGATCGCTGCCAGCAAGTTTAAACAATGGCCCGGCTTTGGAACATTTAAGAAAGGAAAAATTGTATTGCAGGATCATGATAATGCAGTATGGTTCAGGAATATTAAGATCAGGAAATTGTAA
- a CDS encoding T9SS type A sorting domain-containing protein: MKQKFTPVICAIVIALTFLSNNIFAQSLLIGEYPAASETLLGVRYRKMNFGNSNQSSAVFSGIPDLTNGNKATGDLTYGTTGSFSFTITFNSGDNTFTTVTTVNGNPVSTSFANVTGNLSSAGKLASANNINMLTLAIKTPNNGTITVSDLTIDGMAIIGSYTRSNSNGTSNWYMPSSALTSGFVVTGTVTMSGTMGNGNEAQLVELGFANSSSAPGPLPVVWGGFAGKRVNSSTVGLQWRTLQEQNASHYNVQRSEDGIRFRTIGMVMAQGTTASITDYTFNDKNATGTMYYYRLQQVDLDGSIDYSSIIKQGNGGQKTLVGGLGSNKIMVQFFSNDTRNLRIVSNSGIIVKQMNSSAQQQVLDVNNLPVGVYALQIINSDGTSEVHRFVK; encoded by the coding sequence ATGAAACAAAAATTTACCCCAGTAATTTGTGCAATTGTTATTGCCCTCACTTTTCTCTCAAACAACATTTTCGCTCAATCTTTATTAATCGGTGAGTATCCAGCCGCTTCAGAAACTCTGTTGGGTGTTCGTTACCGTAAAATGAACTTTGGAAACAGCAATCAAAGTAGTGCAGTATTTTCAGGCATTCCTGATCTTACAAACGGAAACAAAGCAACCGGTGATTTAACTTACGGCACTACCGGATCATTTTCTTTCACTATTACTTTTAACAGCGGCGACAATACATTTACAACCGTAACAACTGTTAACGGAAACCCGGTTAGCACTTCATTTGCAAACGTAACTGGAAACTTATCAAGTGCCGGTAAGCTTGCTTCTGCAAACAATATTAATATGTTGACATTGGCTATTAAAACGCCAAACAACGGAACTATTACTGTCTCTGATCTTACGATTGATGGTATGGCCATCATCGGTAGCTATACACGCAGCAACTCAAATGGCACTTCAAACTGGTATATGCCTTCATCAGCCTTAACAAGCGGATTTGTAGTTACCGGCACAGTTACCATGTCTGGAACAATGGGTAATGGTAACGAAGCTCAATTGGTAGAATTAGGTTTTGCCAATTCATCTTCAGCTCCCGGTCCTCTTCCTGTAGTTTGGGGTGGGTTTGCCGGTAAGCGTGTAAACAGTTCAACTGTTGGCTTACAGTGGAGAACATTGCAAGAACAAAATGCATCACACTACAACGTACAACGTTCTGAAGATGGTATCCGTTTCCGTACAATAGGTATGGTAATGGCTCAGGGTACTACTGCTTCAATTACAGATTATACTTTCAATGACAAGAATGCAACTGGTACGATGTATTACTACCGTTTGCAACAGGTTGATCTTGATGGAAGCATTGATTATTCTTCAATCATTAAACAAGGTAATGGTGGTCAAAAAACTTTGGTTGGCGGTTTAGGCAGCAACAAAATCATGGTACAGTTCTTCAGCAATGATACACGTAACCTCCGCATCGTTAGCAACAGCGGTATCATTGTAAAACAAATGAACAGCTCTGCACAACAACAGGTGTTAGATGTAAACAATCTGCCTGTGGGTGTTTATGCTCTCCAAATAATTAACAGCGATGGTACTTCAGAAGTACACCGCTTTGTAAAATAA
- a CDS encoding sugar phosphate isomerase/epimerase family protein, with protein MKTIKGPAIFLAQFMGDKAPFNSLETICEWAASLGFKAVQIPTWEKRLIDLKLAAESKTYADELKGKINSYGLEISELSTHLQGQLVAVHPAYDTMFDAFAADEVKNNPKARQAWAVQQLMYGAKASQNLGITAHATFSGSLLWHTFHPWPQRPDGLVEEGFKELAKRWLPILNYFDECGVDVCYEIHPGEDLFDGITYEMFLEKVNNHPRACLLYDPSHFVLQQLDYIEYIDLYHERIKAFHVKDSEFNPTGRQGTFGGYQSWLNRAGRYRSPGDGQVDFKTIFSKLTQYGYDGWAVMEWECCIKHPEDGAREGSEFIKNHIIRVTDKTFDDFAGSGSDVATNRRILGLD; from the coding sequence ATGAAAACGATAAAAGGACCAGCCATATTCTTAGCTCAGTTCATGGGCGACAAAGCTCCATTCAACAGTCTGGAAACGATTTGTGAATGGGCAGCATCACTCGGCTTTAAAGCAGTACAGATACCAACATGGGAAAAAAGATTGATCGATCTGAAACTTGCGGCAGAAAGTAAAACATATGCTGATGAGTTAAAAGGAAAGATCAACAGTTATGGGTTAGAGATTTCTGAACTCAGTACACATTTACAAGGTCAGCTTGTTGCAGTGCACCCGGCTTACGATACAATGTTCGATGCATTTGCAGCAGATGAAGTAAAGAACAATCCCAAAGCAAGACAAGCATGGGCAGTGCAACAATTAATGTATGGCGCAAAAGCATCGCAGAACCTGGGTATCACAGCACATGCAACATTCAGTGGCTCCTTGTTATGGCATACATTTCATCCGTGGCCGCAACGTCCCGATGGGTTGGTAGAAGAAGGTTTTAAAGAATTGGCCAAACGTTGGTTGCCGATTCTGAATTATTTTGACGAATGTGGTGTAGATGTTTGTTATGAAATTCATCCCGGTGAAGATCTGTTTGATGGCATTACTTATGAAATGTTTTTAGAGAAAGTAAATAATCATCCACGTGCCTGTTTGTTGTATGATCCATCGCATTTTGTATTACAGCAACTCGATTATATTGAATACATCGATCTGTATCACGAACGCATCAAAGCATTTCATGTAAAAGATTCAGAATTCAATCCAACCGGCCGGCAGGGAACATTTGGTGGGTATCAAAGTTGGTTAAACAGAGCAGGCCGTTATCGTTCACCTGGTGATGGTCAGGTTGATTTTAAAACTATCTTCAGTAAACTTACTCAATACGGTTACGATGGATGGGCGGTGATGGAATGGGAATGTTGCATTAAACATCCTGAAGATGGTGCAAGAGAAGGTTCGGAGTTTATCAAAAACCATATTATTCGTGTAACTGACAAAACATTCGATGATTTTGCCGGCAGTGGAAGCGATGTTGCAACTAACCGACGTATTTTAGGTCTCGATTAA
- a CDS encoding c-type cytochrome, whose translation MKKILFTSAVMLALIACGGAGTENKEQTKEEPKQEAEATPPSPSDNPDYEKGLALVAKPENLCLTCHKIDEKVIGPAYRDVANKYEPTEANIKMLAEKVVKGGSGVWGDVAMPPNAVVTIADAEQMVKYILLLKNK comes from the coding sequence ATGAAAAAGATTTTATTTACTTCGGCTGTGATGCTTGCTTTAATTGCCTGTGGTGGTGCAGGTACAGAAAATAAAGAGCAAACAAAAGAAGAACCAAAACAGGAAGCGGAAGCAACTCCTCCATCACCAAGTGATAATCCCGATTACGAAAAGGGTCTTGCACTTGTTGCCAAGCCTGAGAACCTTTGCTTAACCTGTCATAAGATCGATGAAAAAGTAATTGGTCCTGCTTATCGTGATGTTGCAAATAAATATGAACCAACAGAAGCAAATATTAAAATGCTGGCTGAAAAAGTAGTGAAAGGTGGTAGTGGAGTTTGGGGTGACGTAGCTATGCCGCCAAATGCTGTTGTAACTATTGCTGATGCAGAACAAATGGTAAAGTATATTCTCTTACTTAAAAACAAGTAA
- a CDS encoding ABC-F family ATP-binding cassette domain-containing protein, which translates to MISARNITLSYGKRVLFDEVNINFSKGNCYGVIGANGAGKSTFLKILSGEIEPNKGTVEITPGERMAVLKQNHFEFDEQTVLNTVLMGHKKMWEVMQEKDAIYLKPDFSEEDGMRAGELEGEFGEMGGYTAESDAAAFLSGLGIKEEYLQSLMKEIPSNLKVRVLLAQALFGNPDILLLDEPTNGLDIETIGWLENFLADYENIVLVVSHDRHFLDAVCTHVADVDRSKIKVFTGNYSFWYESSQLMARQIGDKNKKTEEKRQALLDFIARFSANASKSKQATSRKKALEKLTIEEIEPSNRKYPGIIFQPLREVGNQILNIENLKKSIDGRVLFDKVTFTVNKGDKIAVVSKDPLAVTHFFDIINAEEIADHGSYEWGSTITKAYLPVEHNSFFTEGLNLIEWLRQYVPSHVTDADEPFLRGFLGKMLFSGDDIMKKTNVLSGGEKVRCMVSKMMMQNPNVIVLDQPTNHLDLESIQSFNEQCIEYKGVVLLTSHDHTFMHTTANRIIELTPGGIIDRLTTFDEYLEDARVKQLQQELYGEAVTA; encoded by the coding sequence ATGATCAGTGCAAGAAATATAACCCTCTCTTACGGAAAGCGGGTATTGTTCGACGAAGTAAATATCAACTTCAGTAAGGGCAATTGTTACGGTGTAATTGGTGCCAACGGTGCCGGAAAGAGTACTTTTTTAAAGATCCTGAGTGGCGAAATTGAACCCAACAAGGGAACTGTGGAAATTACCCCGGGCGAACGCATGGCGGTATTGAAACAGAACCATTTTGAGTTCGATGAACAAACGGTATTGAACACCGTACTAATGGGGCACAAGAAAATGTGGGAGGTGATGCAGGAAAAAGATGCGATTTACCTGAAACCCGATTTCAGCGAAGAGGATGGTATGCGTGCCGGGGAACTTGAAGGGGAATTCGGTGAAATGGGTGGTTACACGGCTGAAAGCGATGCGGCAGCATTTCTTAGTGGGCTTGGTATTAAAGAAGAATATCTCCAGAGTTTGATGAAAGAGATTCCCTCTAACCTGAAAGTGAGGGTATTATTAGCGCAGGCCTTGTTTGGCAACCCGGACATCCTGTTGCTGGATGAGCCTACCAACGGATTGGATATTGAAACCATCGGCTGGTTAGAAAATTTCCTCGCCGATTATGAAAATATTGTATTGGTAGTGAGCCATGATCGTCACTTTCTTGATGCTGTTTGTACGCATGTGGCCGATGTGGACCGTTCAAAGATCAAGGTTTTCACCGGTAACTATAGCTTCTGGTACGAAAGCAGTCAGTTGATGGCGAGACAGATTGGCGATAAGAATAAGAAAACAGAAGAGAAACGCCAGGCCCTTCTCGACTTTATTGCACGATTCAGTGCGAACGCTTCGAAGAGTAAGCAGGCGACTTCCCGTAAGAAAGCCCTCGAAAAACTTACTATCGAAGAAATTGAACCATCAAACAGGAAATACCCGGGTATCATCTTTCAACCATTGCGTGAAGTTGGTAACCAGATACTCAACATCGAGAATTTGAAAAAGTCAATCGATGGCCGTGTGCTTTTCGATAAAGTAACGTTTACCGTTAATAAAGGTGATAAAATCGCTGTTGTTAGTAAAGATCCGTTGGCGGTAACTCATTTCTTCGATATTATTAACGCAGAAGAAATCGCTGATCACGGATCATACGAATGGGGCTCAACCATTACAAAAGCGTATTTGCCGGTTGAGCATAACAGCTTCTTTACCGAAGGCTTGAATTTGATAGAGTGGTTGCGTCAATATGTACCAAGTCATGTAACTGATGCAGATGAACCTTTCCTGCGTGGATTCTTAGGTAAGATGTTGTTTAGTGGTGATGATATTATGAAGAAGACCAATGTTCTGAGTGGTGGTGAAAAAGTTCGTTGCATGGTTAGCAAAATGATGATGCAGAATCCAAACGTGATCGTTTTAGATCAGCCAACAAACCATCTCGACCTGGAAAGTATCCAAAGCTTCAACGAACAATGTATTGAATATAAAGGTGTGGTGCTGTTAACATCACATGATCATACATTCATGCATACAACAGCTAATCGTATTATTGAATTAACGCCGGGTGGAATCATCGACAGGCTTACAACGTTTGACGAATATCTTGAAGATGCAAGAGTAAAACAATTGCAGCAGGAGTTATATGGTGAAGCAGTAACTGCATAA